A section of the Penaeus chinensis breed Huanghai No. 1 chromosome 17, ASM1920278v2, whole genome shotgun sequence genome encodes:
- the LOC125034228 gene encoding uncharacterized protein LOC125034228: protein MCELGVGFLTSFQLKKAKPEASLEPKPQGRASRSPQALGGRKGRKAGAASVAAPSMPRARAHARRRWRREGGSNASAVSRSKSPPSTDQDGGRTFVIKVEQPQVHLLPHT, encoded by the exons ATGTGCGAGCTCGGCGTGGGTTTTCTAACCTCCTTCCAGTTGAAAAAAGCCAAGCCTGAAGCCTCCCTTGAGCCGAAACCCCAAGGGCGAGCCTCGAGGAGCCCCCAGGCCCTCGGAGGGCGAAAAGGGCGGAAGGCCGGCGCCGCCTCCGTGGCTGCGCCCTCCATGCCGCGGGCGCGAGCGCATGCGCGGCGAAGATGGCGACGTGAGGGAGGGAGCAACGCCTCTGCTGTTTCTCGGTCAAAATCTCCTCCG aGCACAGACCAAGATGGAGGACGGACTTTTGTCATTAAAGTGGAACAACCACAAGTCCACCTTCTTCCACATACTTAG
- the LOC125034074 gene encoding zinc finger protein 628-like, whose product MARRTARERLGTDARPARTRPKPPARRACPIGSAGKGRFPKRIPRAKPKLMSAPRPRPAATCRPMVKLSFSLSLQFLGPVPGAPLGAEAFFPPVPFQRPYSCPSCPYRANQKSDLKRHLLVHTGERPFACPHCPYRVNYRYDLAKHIRRRHAAAPLS is encoded by the coding sequence ATGGCGCGCCGCACTGCGCGCGAGCGACTGGGGACGGACGCCCGGCCTGCGCGGACAAGGCCAAAACCGCCGGCTAGAAGGGCGTGTCCCATAGGTAGCGCAGGCAAAGGCAGATTTCCAAAGCGAATCCCGAGAGCCAAACCAAAGCTCATGTCCGCGCCCCGTCCGCGCCCCGCCGCCACATGTCGCCCGATGGTAAagctgtccttttctctctcgttgcAGTTTCTCGGGCCGGTGCCCGGCGCGCCGCTGGGGGCCGAGGCGTTCTTTCCCCCGGTGCCCTTCCAGCGGCCGTACTCGTGCCCGAGCTGCCCCTACCGAGCCAACCAAAAGTCCGACCTGAAGCGGCACCTGCTGGTGCATACGGGCGAGCGCCCCTTCGCCTGCCCGCACTGCCCCTACCGCGTCAACTACCGCTATGACCTGGCAAAGCACATCCGCAGGAGGCACGCGGCCGCCCCGCTCTCGTGA